TGCCGGTCAAACCCACTGAAGCAGAAGCTCGCGCCCTTTTCGACTCTGCTTCTGAAAAAGTTCAGATCGACTACTACTATGTTTCCGGTGCTGATTTCGTTAAAAACATGAACATCAGCGACAAGGAAATTGAAGCTTTCTACAAGGCCAACCCGGACAAGTTCACCATTCCGGGCCGTTCTATTGTAAAGTACATTGCTTTCACTCCGGAAGAACTCTCTATCAACGAGACAGTAACTCCCGAAGAAATCAAAGCATACTACGAAGCAAACAAAGAATCTTTCCAGCAGGAAGAACAGCTTAAGGCCCGCCACATCCTGATCACTGTGGATGAAAACGCGCCTGATAAAGACGTTGCTGCTGCTGAAAAGAAAATCAAAAAAGTTCTCGCCAAAGCCAAGTCCGGTCAGGATTTCGGCAAACTGGCTAAGAAATATTCTGAAGGCCCCAGCAACTCCAAAGGCGGAGAACTGGGCTGGTTCGGCCACGGTGCCATGGTTAAGCCTTTTGAAGATGCAGCTTTTGCACTGAAAAAAGGTGAAGTCAGCAAGCCTGTCCGCACCCGCTTTGGCTGGCACCTGATCAAAATTGACGATGTCCGCGAAGCCGGTCAGAAGGAACTTGATCAGGTAAAAGATGAAATCAGCTCCATGATCGCTCAGGAAAAAGCAGCTGACTCCATCACAGACAAACTGGATCACGCCATTGACTTACTTGCTTCCGGCCTGAAGCTGGACAAAGTATCTGACGAAATCGGCGTTGCATTCAAGAAAAGCGAACAGGCCACTGTGCAGAACCTTTCCCGTGCCTTCGGCATGACCGAAAGTGCAGCCCAGACCATCATCGCTCTGCCTAAAGGCAGCGCAACTGAGATGCCTGTTGCCATTGACGGCGGCTACATCCTCGTGGAGAAAGAAGAAGACGTTCCTCCGACCCTGAGCCCGCTCAAGGATCAGAAACAGGACATCGATAGCTTCCTTTCCCAGCAGAGAGCCATGCAGCTCGCTAAGGTCAAAGCCATGGCTATCGTGGCCCAGCTGACAAACGAGCAAACCGCTGCCAAGGAACTCAAGTCCATCAAGAAAGACCTCAAAACTTCCGAGCCTTTCGGCCGCGACGGTTTTGTTCCCGGTCTGGGCATGAACCCCAAGCTGGCTCAGGCTGCTTTTGCAACCAAAAAAGACCAGTGGATGTCTGAGGTTTTCGAACTTCCCGGCGGATTCATCGTCGCCCGTGTTGACGACCGCATTCCTCCTAAGGAAGAAGCATGGGAAGCCCAGAAAGAAATGGTTATGAATGCTCTGTTCCAGCAGCGTGCCAACGAAGTGTTCAATGCATTCCTCACCGAACTGCGAACCAAAGCTCAGGTTGAATACGTCCGCAAGGACCTCCTGAACTAATCTGACCACTTTCAGATGATATTAAGGGTCTGTTCTTGCGGGAACAGACCCTTTTTTTGTCCATAAATGCAGAACTTTTGTTTTAATCGCTTCTTTTACCTTGCAGAGTTTTTTTTGAGAGAGTAACAACAAAAAATTACCGTCAACACTAGCGTTGACACGATATTCCAGAGGATGACAGACCATGCTTAAGACCCCCAAAGGATATAAATTCACAGCCCTCGAGGCTGGATTCAAATACAGCGGCCGGAACGATCTGGCCCTGATTCTCAGTGATGTTCCTGCTGTTGCCGCAGCAGTTTTTACTAAGAACAAATTTCAGGCTGCCCCGGTTACCGTAGGCAAGGAGATTCTCACTGAATCTCAAGTTGTCCGCGGTGCCATAATTAATGCCGGTCTGGCTAATGCCTGCACAGGAGCGGAAGGAATTGAAGACTGCCGGGAAAGCCTTGTGCTGGTCGCAAAGTATCTGGGATTGAATTCCCGTGACCTGCTCCCCTCCTCCACCGGAGTCATCGGGCCGCGCTTTAATATGGAGAAATGGCGCGAGGCAGCACCTAAACTAAAAGGTGCACTTGCTGAAAACGATCCGGTCAAAGCTGCTAAAGCCATCATGACCACTGATAAATTTCCCAAACTGGCCTGGGGCGAAATTGAATGCAAGGGTAAATCTGTACGCATGCTCGGCATGTGCAAGGGTGCAGGCATGATCTCTCCGAATATGGCCACCATGCTCGGCTTCGTAACCTGCGATGCCGAAGTAGATCCAAAGTGGTGGCAGGAAGCCCTGCGTCGCTGCATCGACAAAAGCTTCAACTGCGTAACTGTTGACGGCGACACCAGCACCAACGACACGGTCATGGCCTTTGCCAACGGAGCTTCTGGAGTAAAAGCTGACAGCAGCGAATTACAGGATGCCATTGAAGCCCTGCTGCTTGATATCTGTCAGCAGCTTTCCTATATGATCGTGCAGGATGCTGAAGGCGGAACCAAAGTTATGCATATCAAGGTCAACGGAGCAGCCTCAGATGAAGATGCGGAACTCATGGTCCGGGCAGTTGGCAATTCACCGCTGGTCAAAACCGCGCTTTTCGGCGAAGACCCCAATTGGGGCCGCATTGTAGCCGCAGCAGGACGTAGCGGAGCTGAATTCGACCCCGAAAAATTGACCTTGAGTTTCGGCAAGATCGTTGTCTTTGAAAAAGGCAAGCCAGTTGAAGGCGACATGGACGCCCTGTTGGAACCGATCATGCGCAAACAGGATGTTGAAGTAAACATAACCCTCGGTGACGGCGAAGGTTCGTCCATACTTCAAGCTTCCGACCTGACCCGTGAATACATCAACATCAACGCTGATTACAGATCATAACAATCCAAATTAAGATAGAATCAGATATTTATATGATGAAAAATCTCAAAAACCGCGATAAGATGACCAGACTTGCCGACTTCCTCTTTGAAGTCGGCATGTTGCGCAAAACTCCACGAACCGGATACCAGTTTTTGGGCACAGGCTCAGAATCCGTAGCCGATCATTCCTACCGGGTAGCAGTACTGGGTTACGTTCTTGCTGATATGGCCGAGGCAGACATGGCCCGCACTGTGTTTATGTGCCTTTTCCATGACCTGCACGAAGCCCGCACCGGAGATTTCAACTACGTAAACCGGATCTACAATCGCAGCTACCGGGACAAGGCTCTGCGCCATACATTGGCCGGCACCGGGCTGGAAGATAAAATTTTCCCCCACTGGGAAGAACTGGAAGAGGCCGAAACCATTGAATCTAAACTGGCTCAGGACGCAGACCAGCTGGACTTCATCCTTAACCTTAAAGAAGAGCTGGATATGGGCAATCCCTATGCCGGGAAATGGCTGGAATCGGCACTGAAGAGACTGCGCACTGAAGAAGGCCAGAAACTAGCCGATAAGATAGCTGAAACAGACCATAAAGACTGGTGGTATCTCGGCCCGCCGCCCAGTTGGTGGGAAAACAAAAACGGCCTTGATGACGAAGACTAAATCAGGGTCAGCGAAAAATGAGCCCGAAAGGTTTTAATACTGCTCCCGGAACCTTTTCACTCTTTTATTTTGTAGATCATTATGCTAAGTGGACCGTCTAGTCATACCCTAAATTAGTTCCCAACTAATTCATTATAAAATTTTAATTAACGTATTAAAAACAAATTGTGGTAACCAACTGACAATGTCTCAAGCCGAAACTGAAAATAAATTACTCCTTCCGTTCAATATGCTCGGTAAGTGTTTCATGAATATTCTTGCTGAAGCAGGAGCCATGTTCATTTTCCTCATTGACGGATTGTTTCGTATTTTCAGTTCGCTGGGTATTTTCAATAAAACCATCAAGGAACTTTACTTTATCGGAGTAAAGTCCATTACTGTAATATCGCTGATCGGACTTTTTACCGGCATGGTCATCGGGCTCCAGACTTATTACGCCCTTGCAAAATTCGGTTCTGAAGGTTTCCTTGGCGCAGCCGTAGCCCTCTCGCTGGTACGCGAACTGGGTCCGGTACTCACCGCCATTATGCTCACCGGCCGGGCCGGATCTTCCATGACCGCAGAAATCGGGGTCATGCGCATATCAGAACAGATTGACGCCCTTGAACTCATGGATATCAATCCCATGAATTATCTGGTCAGTCCTAAGATTGTTGCTTCACTTATTTCATTCCCGATTCTGACCGCCCTTTTCGACCTCATCGGCATTGTAGGCGGTTACCTGACCGGAGTAGCTCTGCTGGGCGGTAACTCAGGTGTTTATTTCCACCGGGTATACACATCCCTCTCGTGGGAAGATATTTCTGCGGGATTCAGCAAATCCATCGTCTTTGCCGTTCTGGTCTGTACGATATGCTGTTTTCAAGGTTACTTCACCCACCACCGCAAAGACGGCAAAGGCCCCGAAGGCGTCAGCCAGGCAACAACAACCGCAGTCGTCATGTCCTGTGTCATGGTCCTTGTGTCCGACTACATCATGACCTCACTGCTTTTCTAACGGGGCCCCATGAATACCAACGCACCGGATATTAAAATCGAAAACCTGACTATCGGCTACGATGACAGTCCCGTGGTTTCCGACATAAACGCGACCCTTCCCGGCGGAGGAATTTCCGTCATACTTGGACGCTCAGGTTGCGGAAAATCAACCCTGCTCAAAAATATCCTCAAGCTGAATACCCCCATGGGCGGAGCCGTCTATCTGGGTAAACACAATATTTACGAAATGAAACGCAAGGCCTTCCGCTGTCTGAAACAGCGTATAGGCGTTCTTTTTCAGGATGGAGCGCTGTTAGGCGCACTGAATCTCTTCGATAACGTGGCTCTGCCCCTACGTGAACATACCCGGCTTAAGCAGCCGGAGATTTACGAAGTGGTCAAGGCCAAGCTCAGCCTGGTGGGACTTGAAAAGTTCATGGACTATTACCCCAATGAACTTTCAGGGGGCATGCGCAAAAGAGCCGGGCTGGCCCGGGCCATGGTCATGGATCCGGATATTCTCTTCTGCGACGAACCCACATCAGGTCTCGATCCCATCAACTCCGCAGAACTTGACAGCCTGCTCCTTGAACTCAAGGAAAGGTTTGACATGACCGTCGTAGTTGTCAGCCATGATCTGGCCAGCATGGAAACCATCGCCGACTATGTTGTTGTTCTCGGCGAAGGTAAAACTATTTTCAAGGGACAGAAGGAAGAACTTCTGGCAACAGATGAACCTTACCTGCGTCAATTTTTGGATCGTGAAGGTGAAAAGCGCGAAAACCCGCGTTTGACAATGGCTCCCCTTGATCCTTCAGTTATGAAAATGGATTGCACCAAATACATTGGTGACTTGAACAGTAATTAAATGGACACGGATTCCGGCATGAAAAAATACCCCAAGGAAACAGCAGTCGGCATATTTGTCTTTCTCGGCCTGCTTTGCATTATCTACATGAGCGTCAAACTTGGTGATGTGCATATGTTTACAGACGACCACTACCATGTGACTGCCAACTTTAACGACGTGACCGGACTAAGGGTAAATTCCCCTATTGAAATGTTA
The sequence above is drawn from the Marinifilum sp. JC120 genome and encodes:
- a CDS encoding peptidylprolyl isomerase, with protein sequence MMDILRQNAQSWGIKIAFGIIIAVFIFAFGAGGFNGDTDPVIAYVNDQPVPTQEFMQVYRETAEALRAQNPTIDSDQLQAPEFKKAVLEQLVSKKLLEAEALKLGISVSNSELSYGISQIPAFADQDGKFDMNLYQAFLQSRQMSAATFENDMRNSALIQKLQEYVTLPVKPTEAEARALFDSASEKVQIDYYYVSGADFVKNMNISDKEIEAFYKANPDKFTIPGRSIVKYIAFTPEELSINETVTPEEIKAYYEANKESFQQEEQLKARHILITVDENAPDKDVAAAEKKIKKVLAKAKSGQDFGKLAKKYSEGPSNSKGGELGWFGHGAMVKPFEDAAFALKKGEVSKPVRTRFGWHLIKIDDVREAGQKELDQVKDEISSMIAQEKAADSITDKLDHAIDLLASGLKLDKVSDEIGVAFKKSEQATVQNLSRAFGMTESAAQTIIALPKGSATEMPVAIDGGYILVEKEEDVPPTLSPLKDQKQDIDSFLSQQRAMQLAKVKAMAIVAQLTNEQTAAKELKSIKKDLKTSEPFGRDGFVPGLGMNPKLAQAAFATKKDQWMSEVFELPGGFIVARVDDRIPPKEEAWEAQKEMVMNALFQQRANEVFNAFLTELRTKAQVEYVRKDLLN
- the argJ gene encoding bifunctional glutamate N-acetyltransferase/amino-acid acetyltransferase ArgJ — its product is MLKTPKGYKFTALEAGFKYSGRNDLALILSDVPAVAAAVFTKNKFQAAPVTVGKEILTESQVVRGAIINAGLANACTGAEGIEDCRESLVLVAKYLGLNSRDLLPSSTGVIGPRFNMEKWREAAPKLKGALAENDPVKAAKAIMTTDKFPKLAWGEIECKGKSVRMLGMCKGAGMISPNMATMLGFVTCDAEVDPKWWQEALRRCIDKSFNCVTVDGDTSTNDTVMAFANGASGVKADSSELQDAIEALLLDICQQLSYMIVQDAEGGTKVMHIKVNGAASDEDAELMVRAVGNSPLVKTALFGEDPNWGRIVAAAGRSGAEFDPEKLTLSFGKIVVFEKGKPVEGDMDALLEPIMRKQDVEVNITLGDGEGSSILQASDLTREYININADYRS
- a CDS encoding HD domain-containing protein, which translates into the protein MMKNLKNRDKMTRLADFLFEVGMLRKTPRTGYQFLGTGSESVADHSYRVAVLGYVLADMAEADMARTVFMCLFHDLHEARTGDFNYVNRIYNRSYRDKALRHTLAGTGLEDKIFPHWEELEEAETIESKLAQDADQLDFILNLKEELDMGNPYAGKWLESALKRLRTEEGQKLADKIAETDHKDWWYLGPPPSWWENKNGLDDED
- a CDS encoding ABC transporter permease; this translates as MSQAETENKLLLPFNMLGKCFMNILAEAGAMFIFLIDGLFRIFSSLGIFNKTIKELYFIGVKSITVISLIGLFTGMVIGLQTYYALAKFGSEGFLGAAVALSLVRELGPVLTAIMLTGRAGSSMTAEIGVMRISEQIDALELMDINPMNYLVSPKIVASLISFPILTALFDLIGIVGGYLTGVALLGGNSGVYFHRVYTSLSWEDISAGFSKSIVFAVLVCTICCFQGYFTHHRKDGKGPEGVSQATTTAVVMSCVMVLVSDYIMTSLLF
- a CDS encoding ATP-binding cassette domain-containing protein is translated as MNTNAPDIKIENLTIGYDDSPVVSDINATLPGGGISVILGRSGCGKSTLLKNILKLNTPMGGAVYLGKHNIYEMKRKAFRCLKQRIGVLFQDGALLGALNLFDNVALPLREHTRLKQPEIYEVVKAKLSLVGLEKFMDYYPNELSGGMRKRAGLARAMVMDPDILFCDEPTSGLDPINSAELDSLLLELKERFDMTVVVVSHDLASMETIADYVVVLGEGKTIFKGQKEELLATDEPYLRQFLDREGEKRENPRLTMAPLDPSVMKMDCTKYIGDLNSN